From Plasmodium sp. gorilla clade G2 genome assembly, chromosome: 1:
TCTGCAGTATTAGATATGAAAGAATTATGGAAGGACAAGTCTTTTTTACCGTTTAGTTTTCCTggtttgttatatttatataataataaattattgaagggtaatacaataaataataatagtaataatagtaataataatagtaataataataataataataataataataatagtaatagtaatagtaatagtaatagtaataataataaaattgggAATGACAATTTTATTTGTCTGATGTGTAGTTATGTTGCCAATGAACTAAAAATGGTTTGTCAGAAGAGTGAGATAATTAGACAAAAAATGATTAACttgaaattaaatatttggGATAAACTTTCAGAACTAGGAATTATTGAATTTTTAAGTGTGCCTAAAgattttaaagaaaataaaaagaactttttaaattcttcttttttaacaGATGAACAAATAAAGTTAGCTAATGAATATTATGACATATCTTATGAAACTTTACAGATGATACAATTTTCTATTGTATGGTcaacttatatttttaaacttAGTAATAAAGAGATtgttatagaaaataataaaaaagaaataaataaatcagATATGAAGAAAAGTAAGAAGACCATCTTTACAGAGgttttatatttaacatcttcttcaaatatttattctttttttgaatatttatatgaacaagatattaattttatattaccaTTATGTGTAACAGTTAAtcagataaataaatatatacaagaaGAACATAGTTATATAATAGATATATTGATGAATAATTGTAAGCCTGATAAGTATAGTAAATtacaatttaataaattattttttcagcagtttataaaagaaaaatattcaaagtatttaaataataataatacaaaggaagaattattaaatggAAAGAAGAAACCAagcaaaaatataatgagcAGTACCAAAAAGTTGTCAGGTGATATGATGGAACATGTAAATGGAGAAGAACACAAGTTGAATAACAATAAAGATGGTATATCaccacaaaataatataaataatataaataatatacataataataataataatagtggaAGTCAATATTTAATTGACAATATGTTGAATAATTCGAATGacatgaagaaaaaaaagaatagtAAAAAATTTTCAGCAGTACATCAGATGGCTGACAATAAATCGCCATCGCAGCCAAATCttccaaataataatagtaataataatagttatgatatttatgatataatatctGTAAAATCTTTTTCAAACGACAATGTAAATAACCTATGTAATGTCGATAAAATGATTAATGTGCATAACAATATGTTATCATCAAAAAACGCTAAAGAAGATGAATTATTGAAGgaacataatttatatatgaagaaaGGTAGTGAAGTGGTTGCTAATaatcaatattataatttaggagaatataataaattaaatatacaaatgttAAATATTCAAGATTTAGATATATTAGAAAAGCGAACAGacataaatgatatatttaataatagcATGTCAGAAACGAATAAAAGTgcaaacaacaacaataataataataataataataataatattaatattaataataataataataataatttgggAGTGAAAACCAATTCTGTATCTGTTGAAAATAATGTAGTTGTTGATAATcgaaataataagaaaaaaacagACGGATTggaaaatatgatatattgtTCAACCATTGAAAATAAATTGATGggtttaaataataataaaatggaaggtagtgataatataaataatgacaatataaataatgataatataaataatgacaacataaataatgaaaacataaataatgataatataaataataataataatgtgggAGTGGTAAATAATATGGATTGCGAACTTACTACAGAAGATGgaattttacaaaaaaaagggattaataaagataaaacaGGAACTCAAACTGATAAAGTTagtatatatgaattattaataaatgcaTTTAATGGTAAGAAAAAGAATGTCACAAAAAATGTAAGtgataaaaatagaaatggAGAGAACGACGAAAGTGTAGGACTAATAAGTGAAGCAAAtgttaatatgaataatatgaataatatgaataatatgaataatatgaataatattaataataataataataataataataatagtagttgTTGTAAGGATGATAAAGACGAATCTATACTCATGtcacaaataaaaatgaagaatgaACATTTAAACGAAGAAGAAGAACTTCAGTTGAAAggtaaaataaatgataaggataatgtattaaatgaaaaaaggaaaagtatgatggaaaaaaaaagtattagtcttaataaaaatgttaataataatgataatctTTCCTTTTTGACAAATCaaaaagatgataatataaaccaTACAAATAATACAATAAACAAAATGAGTGTATTTCATAATACCACCATGAGTAATATTCCATCTGTAAATATAATTCAGaatgatgaagataataatgtTCTTCTTCATGGAAacgaaaatatattttttaaaaaaggtaGTAGCATAATGAATTTTATAGATGCAGATCATAATACAACAAATGTaatgaataaaatagaaagaagactaacaaataatatgaagaatGGTCATAATAACATTATTTCTGATGATAAGGATGAGGAGCTTATGCAtgttgaaaaattaaataatggtGAATTAGTATATATTGGAAGAAAAAACTTATTATCAGAACAGTTATTAGATCAACATAAAATTCTTGAATGGAAACATTCTTTTGAAAATCATAAAGTAGATATAATGAATACCTCTATGTTATTAGAGGAGTTGATATTAAATCCTACagtatgtaaatatatatcaggtgaattatataataaaatattaaaatgttatGAGAAGTTAGATTTTATGATaacaaatttaaataatataaatgaagaaatgcAAACAATGgaaaataacaacaataatgtaaataatataaataatataaataatatgaataatatgaataatatgaataatatcaataatatgaataatatcaataatataaataatataaataatgacaGGGGTGATAATAACCTTGACGATATTGTCAATAATAATGTTAAGACaagtatattaaaaaatgataatatgaaatcCGTAACATCTGAGAGAAATAGAATAAACAGTTCTttgaataaaaatgatgtcAATATGATGTATGatgattttaaaaattattggGACTCACCACtaggaaaaaataataacatgaataatatgatgagtggtataaataatatcaatgGTGTATCTAATTCGATGAATCTGTCAACAAAAGAACTAATGAAAAGTTTATCTAACGGTATACCATTAAATCAGAAAATGAATAGTTTGACATCTTCTTTACCCCATGACTTTTtgttgaataataataacatgaTGGGTTCTATGacaaacaataatataaatagtaacaataataatattaatagtaacaataataataatataaatttgggTGTGGCAACTTCCTTGAACAATCCAAATATATTACAgaatcatttaaataattccatgttaaaaaataatatggttaataaaaattctgTACCTAATTTGGCTAGTCATTTgaataacaacaacaacaaagGATCTAAGAGGAAATCTGCCCTTTCCACATACaacaataatatgaatgaaagTAATAACAACTTGAATGGTAATATGAATTTAAATTTGAATATGAATATGAATTCtgcaaataatttaaataatcaaAGTGTGATGATGATGTTGATGAATGCTCAGAATAATTCGGTGGGATCTAATgaattaaattttaataacaataagaataattcaatacaaaagaaatatattaacaataataaaaatgacaataatataaataatattaataatattaataataataataatgatatgacATTATTATTGAATAGCATGAATGATGTAAGGATGAATTCTAACGccttattaaataatactaatttattttttcaaggTAATGGTTATAAGAAAGACGAATCAAATAATGGAAATAAAATGAGCAAGGATATGAGTCTCATAAATAATACTCTTATGGGTGTtgaaatgaagaaaaatgataatatgaataataatagcaacaataataataacaataataataataataataataataataataataataataataattttgttggAGGTAGAGATTTGAAGGATATAAAAActcttaataaattattattgttgaataataataacttgAATAGTATAAAAGGAGGGGTCTTAAATGAAAAGCagttattaaattatataaatagtaataataataataataataatagtagtagtagtagtatgAGTGGAATACCATCTGTGAACTCTAATATTGATTCAAACCTTTTGTCCTTTCTAAATATGAcaaaaaataacaacaacaataataataataacaacaataataataatagtagtagtaataatgCTGCTTCTGGAATTAGTTGTAGtggtattaataataaaaatcttatgataaataatcagaatcttaaaaataacaaccacaataataataataatgataaattcAAAGGAAATCCTTTTAGTGATTTTAATGGAATGGTAACttctaataatattaaaaaaattttaaacaatgaaaataataataacaataatttatatatgatgagtaataataataataagacaCCTTTAAATGATATGAATGTGAAATATGTAGAAGCATTGAATAATCAATTTAATTTCTTATCAAGAGACAGTAGAAAGATGGAAACAGAAAATAATGCAATTAACATATTAAACTTTTCCAACGAtctagaaaaaaaaaataataatgccATGGTAGATATATGTGAAAAGACCAACaacaaaaagatataaaataaatgaataaataaatgaataaataaatgaatgaatgattattatatatgaaattttacctatacataaataaacgcacacatatatatatatatatacatatatatatatttatttatatttatattattttttatttttttggaatattttttttatgtatttttagaatatatataattttattcgtataatatttatgtgtttaatttatattcgtTGAGTGAGTTCATTAAAGTACGTAATAAACAAACCCTTGAtgtgaaatattataaaacgtGTTACgcatgataatatatatattatatatatatatatatgtttttatgtatgtatgtattttttttttttaattaataacattttaattatatattaacgTTTGATTTTTCTCTTTTCATCAATACAGGTGAAAAGAAAAacgaaaaaattaaaacaaaaacaaaaataaaataaaaaataaaacaaaaaaaaaaaataataaaaataaataaaagattaagatattttttatttagttcttccttttcttttattattttttctgataatttaaatattattatgatttcttggcaatcatatattttttatacatttctATTACTGACACATTTATAGTCATGCTAAGACTTAATAAACAGCATCTATAAAAATTTCCTTTAAAAAGGTTGTAAATCTTTCCACTATCTTCTctgaataattttttcaatcCCTACATTAAAAAGGgggaaataaaatataaaatatatatatatatatatatgtatatatgtaaggtttttattttttattttttatttattattttcatacgTCTACAGAATTTTTGTAGTAGAAAAAAGTCTTGTCCTTTTCTTGTAACTGGAATCTATTacatattatcaaaaaaaaaaaaaaaaaaaaaaaaatatataaatatacataaggaatataatttatatattttaaaggaacaatatatatatatatatatgaatatatttatacatttgaATCTTTAGGTGTATACCTTATTCTGACTATATCCAATGGAGAACTTATAAAACCAGAAAGAAATGAACAAGCAAGGTTTAATTTTAAGTTATTATAATGTGATGATTCAATATCAAGtttgttcataatattatgacCAATCtaataaacaaaagaaataataaaataatatatatacatatatatatatatatatatatatatacatattgtatattttttatactttatttttatattgctTACGTTctgaaaaaagaagaaggaCCCACAAAACATACCATAGGATAAACAAGTTGAGACATAACCTCTATACAActaaaaagatataataataataaacaaaataaaataaaataatataatatacatataaaaatatattatggttgtatctttttcttattgtatatattattactcgTGATAACCCTTGTTTATGAATATACTCTTTTATTAATGTGGACGTTTTCTTGTGCTCTTTCAGCTGTAGATATTTTTGagccttaaaaaaaaaaaaaaaaaaaaaaaaaaaaaaaaaaaaaaatacatatataacatatatatatatgttttatttaattttttaaatacctGTAGCCTTTCTTTAATAACATCTATAGGCACAAAAAAGATACATGAAATAGCCTCAGACAGAAAAGCTATTAAAtggacaaaaaaataaaataatataatataattatttatcatggtattatatatatatatatgtattttatatgtattatgcTTATATCATTccacataatttttttctttttattatatacctAGAGAAAAGTAACTAATAAAATTTAGGTCGTCACTCTTATTTggattatcatttataagtTTCTTTTCTTGagatgttttattatattgtaacttttttaattttaaatattcgaAACAACAAAAGTATAAACATGTTGCAGGAATGGTTGTGAGGCATGAAAATCTAAAAGAATCAGGAtcacaagaaaaaaaaaaaaaaaaaaaaacaataaaatataaataaataaataaataaatatatatatatatatgtatgtttattttttatttttttcttggaGCCTACGTGAAACCTTTGTACATGTTCTTATATCCATACGTTTTAATAAAgttgtaaaaaaatatagtattcttatttttatttttaaaataacttAGAAgagtttttttattttcttgatTCCCTTTTTCAAGTGGCTCTTTATAAAtctgtttatttatttttatagtatCTAAAGGGTAAAGTAATATTTTGCTTATTGTGCAACCAATTATAGAACCCATAAATGtgtgaaatattaaatgtttattatctacaaaagaaaaattattttatatttgtaaataaagacgttataatatttatatttatttgtaagaGTGACatgatttttaattttattatatttttttcatatataatataataatatatttatccatgttaacatataataaagaacCTTTAATAAGatatacttataaaaaaaaaaaaataaaaagaaaatgaaatgaaaaacaAACCTGCATCcattataatgaaatatattcttattcttTTCCTCTGTTTTTTAtgacaatatataaatatatatatatttatatattttatttactttttaaACAATTGACCAACCTTTCCTTTTATATAAACCctttattacaaaaaaaaaaaaaaaaaaaaaaaaaaaaagaactcCTCATCATCCTTTTAAGGAAtatctattttttattacaagAACCTTTAAAACGTTAAAATATTATCGATATAAagcaaaatgaaaaaaaaaattttttttttttttttttttttttttcttaataaatattatacatatatatataatatatatgtacatttaaTGATGTATTGAATTTTttcctaatttttttttttttttttttttttttatttatttatttattctttacaaggtaaattatatttatgtttatatattaagatgAAAATGggtatataaagaaatattttatattttatattttatcataatatctataataatataattatttcttcattttattattcctgtttttataattataatgcaTAAGAGATAAAAAAcagaaatttatataaaaaccgcatcaaaagaaaaaaaaaactgtgaaaaaaaataaaaggtttttttttttttttttttctactattttttataataaaactataataaatatattttatatttatattccttttttttattattttatatatttataatttttttgtatataattatatatatataataatatttatatatatatatgtaagtatatataataattatatcttaataaaatatttcttctaATAAATTTAAGAATACaacattaaaataattttttttctttggctttatataaaagtatttttttttttgatatataatataaaattatattaatattatagaattaataatttgtttaattatttacaataatatatatatttatttaatatttaaaaaaacgtaatattatttttgttcaaccaaaaaaaaataatatcatgccgaaatatttataaaaaaatatatatatatataatatatttttatatatgtatttataataatataaaaaataaaataaaatcatatatctctttcttttttttttttcttttttttttgtatgcataatatataaaaaaatatatatttatataatatatattatatataaataaataattttgataatatttgTCGATCTATTGATCgcattaaatataataaaaatataatttttaaaaatatataaaatttatacgtatattgaatatatatatatttatatatgttcatatattttttatgatatatgtatgccatatatataaaattattatatattatttttttttattttgaaccGTTAGTagttgtttcttttttttaaaccatTGGTcgcttttttttcttgttttttgtggatgttgttttttttttaattttttttctggtTTTTAGTTGTTTTTAGGTTTGttcttgtatttttttatataattatatataaatatatttatatttatatttttttttttttatctatattttttatatagtagtataagtatatattatatttttattatttttttttctatacatgtatttttaaaaaaatatataaatccatatgtcattatatataaaacataaaatattatttttttattttttttttaatttttaaaaaataaaaagaaatatataaaattataatattataatatcttttaaaaaaaatatatttttttaaaaaaaacaaaatttataaaaaaataaatatataaaatattattttttaaaaaaaaaaaaaaaaatttttttttagggtTTTAGtagtttttaattttaaaataaaaatataatttttttcttttttaattttttttttttatttttttataattttaaaaaaaaatataaaatataaaaattatattttattaaatttatatcaattttttattttttttaggcttttcttattatatatataataataaaaagaaataatataatataaaatatatatatatatataaaatatataatattaatatatatacaaccatatatatataatatatataatatatatatcacctgtaatataataataatatattaaggttataattaaatatatatatatatatatatatattatctaagtaaatataaataaaagtaataaaaatatatttatatattacatttgtTACAATCCTTTttagatatataattacaattctgttaatataatattctataatataaatttaaatatatatatatatatatatattgatatatatatatagatataattttaatatatatacttattagaacattttaaaaaattagaaaaatggcaaaaagaaaatatatgtcAAAAGTCGACGGTAAAATAAATGTAGGAGAAAAACATCAAGCAAAAATTCCAGATCTTGTAactgaagaaaatgaaaagaataatgTAGAAGAAACTCAAGCTGTTGAAAATGTAAACAATGTTAATGATGATGTaagacaaaataaaaaagctAAAACAGAACAAGTTGAAGAAACAAAGAATGCTGCTGAAGAACAACCACAACAAGAAGAACCAGTAAAAGAAGAACAAGCAAATGAAGAACCAGCAAATGAAGAACCTGCAAATGAAGAACCAGCAAAAGAAGAACCTGCAAATGAAGAACCTGCAAATGAAGAACCTGTAAATGAAGAACCTGCAAATGAAGAACAAGCAAATGAAGAACAAGCAAATGAAGAACCTGCAAATGAAGAACAAGCAAATGAAGAACAAGCAAATGAAGAACCAGCAAATGAAGAACCTGCAAATGAAGAACAAGCAAATGAAGAACCAGCAAATGAATAaatttacaaataaaaaaaaaaaaaaaaaagatgataCTTTTAAAACTAAATATTTTCTAAGTtgcatgaaaaaaaaaaaaaaaaaaaaaaaaatatatatatatatattttttgtaacatataaaatgatattactaaatatgttatttatatgatatatacatatatatatatattatatttatatccattttgatttttattacataaattttatttgtcttattattatatacctctaatattatctatatatatatattttttttatttatttttatttttatttttattttttttttttttttttatacatgtTTTATGAAATTGCCGcaaaatcttttttttttttttttaaaaaaataagttcGTTTGTTTTCACGTCGTAAAAAAGTCTGCATTTTTTTGCTCGATTTTTTGGTAACTATAAACaggaaataagaaaaaaaaaaaaaaccaaagaaaaaaaaattaaattaaattaatttaatataaatgatattataataataaatatgttgataataaaacgtttcaatatatatatatatgttaagtattttattttggagatgatcattttttttaccttAATCATTTCAAAATGCTTCAACTTTAAAATGTCCTTATCTATGGGCAGCTCAGGGAAATTATTCTTGTAGAACtttaaaatgataaaaataaaaaatataaaatatataaaataaaaacattgcACAcattttatagaaaaaaatatattcatacttgtttaatttatatatatatatatatatacaaacatatgtatatttttatttactcTCTTACGTTATATAACTGCCTAGGGTTAGGgggaatataatttttattttttggtaAATATTCATATCTTCTCATTATAGGATTATAAAAACAAGTTACCACATTATCATCTTTTCTTTCCTCgatattttcataaatactagaaataaatatatgtcaATTATGtagtaaaatataatactcACAAAgaaatatgaacatataaatatatatatatatatatatatatatatgtatgtattttcttttttttttttttttttttttttcctactGTTCTAGATCATAACTCGATCCATTAAAAGGCAAATACACGCATATGGAAAAAACCAATCCAAACGTTAATAAAATTGATATGACAATATACATTTCTACATGCTTAGTTTTTATATCCTTTCGTTTTCCTTCTGAATATCTTTTGTATTTTTCAATTCGTTCATctgaaataaagaaaaaaaataaaaaaaaaaaaaataaaaaaaaaaaataaaaaaaaaaaaataaaaaaaataaaaaaaattaaatgatcatatatatatatatatatatatatatatatatatatatttttttttttactccTTTCGTCCTCGTCTTCATATATAGACTCATCAATTATATCTGAGAATCCCATGTGTTGAAAATccttatctatatttttatatttgttgtatatttctataaatatttcttcttttttttttttccgtTCTACATTCTTATCTTTAATGTACATATCGGGGTGATAATCCTTGAGGAGTTTCAACAATTtctataaacaaaaaaaaaaaaaaaaaaaaaatacatacatatatatatatatgtatatatatatatatttataaatatgtgcgccttatacatttttttttccttatacACACcctttttaatttgtttatatcttttttatcgTCATCATTAAGAATATGCTTAAAATCATTTTTTCTCAATctctttaaaatattacaatCCTCTTGATATTCTTCATAATGTTTTATCTGTTCTTTGTTctcatttgttatatttttatatgacatatgtataaaataaatcttCTTCAAATGATCATAACCATTACTGTTTACTCGTTGTATTTTTAAGTATCTACAATGCTTAATTCTAgagaaca
This genomic window contains:
- a CDS encoding mitochondrial carrier protein,putative; this translates as MGSIIGCTISKILLYPLDTIKINKQIYKEPLEKGNQENKKTLLSYFKNKNKNTIFFYNFIKTYGYKNMYKGFTFSCLTTIPATCLYFCCFEYLKLKKLQYNKTSQEKKLINDNPNKSDDLNFISYFSLAFLSEAISCIFFVPIDVIKERLQLKEHKKTSTLIKEYIHKQGLSRLYRGYVSTCLSYGMFCGSFFFFQNIGHNIMNKLDIESSHYNNLKLNLACSFLSGFISSPLDIVRIRFQLQEKDKTFFYYKNSVDGLKKLFREDSGKIYNLFKGNFYRCCLLSLSMTINVSVIEMYKKYMIAKKS